A genomic window from Aestuariirhabdus litorea includes:
- a CDS encoding FAD-binding oxidoreductase has protein sequence MDSARRWNGWGHPDTDYPLPAEALLFLHQKLGAATPLPEVGLDAVVETVPPSRVEAHPLLDTGAEPRIRHARGQSLPDWLAMKSGLYGCFPDAVAFPENRDQLVELLTLAREKRYCLIPYGGGTSVAGHINPRQQPMPVITVDMGRMNRLIAIDKESQIATFGAGVAGPALEAQLRGQGYTLGHYPQSFELSTLGGWVASRSSGQQSLHYGRIEQLFAGGKLETFDGCLEIAPIPASAAGIDLRELVMGSEGRIGILSEVDLRISPLPEKEAFYVAFLPSWDQGVAVVRRAAQQRIGLSMLRLSNPLETYTQLRLAGHASAIALLERYLRLRGNRVGTGGAEGATLLTFGITGSRSQHGATLRQLKKLIRQGRGAYVGTLLGKRWQHGRFRFPYLRESLWQQGYMVDTLETCTPWSNVTPLMHAIETSLREELADEQEEVHVFSHLSHVYPQGSSIYTTYLFRAAQTPAATLERWQRLKQKASRVVVEQGGTISHQHGVGKDHAPYLRTEKGEYGVQRMAQICGLFDGQQQLNPGTLLND, from the coding sequence GTGGATAGCGCACGTCGATGGAATGGTTGGGGTCACCCCGATACCGATTACCCCCTGCCTGCCGAGGCACTGCTCTTTTTACACCAAAAGCTGGGGGCGGCAACACCCCTGCCCGAGGTGGGTCTGGACGCGGTGGTGGAAACCGTTCCACCGAGCCGTGTTGAGGCTCACCCGCTGCTGGATACAGGCGCCGAGCCGCGTATTCGTCATGCCCGAGGGCAAAGCCTGCCCGACTGGTTGGCAATGAAGTCTGGCCTCTATGGCTGCTTTCCCGACGCCGTCGCCTTTCCCGAAAACCGGGACCAGTTGGTTGAGCTTCTGACCCTGGCCCGTGAAAAACGATACTGCCTCATCCCCTATGGGGGCGGCACCAGCGTTGCCGGGCATATCAATCCTCGCCAGCAGCCTATGCCGGTAATTACGGTGGATATGGGGCGCATGAACCGCCTTATAGCTATCGATAAAGAGAGCCAGATCGCCACCTTCGGCGCCGGGGTGGCCGGCCCCGCCCTGGAAGCGCAGCTGCGGGGGCAGGGCTACACCCTGGGTCATTACCCGCAGTCCTTCGAGCTTTCAACCCTGGGGGGGTGGGTCGCCAGCCGCTCCAGTGGCCAGCAGTCACTCCACTACGGGCGTATCGAGCAGCTGTTTGCAGGTGGCAAGCTGGAGACCTTTGACGGCTGCCTGGAGATCGCCCCCATTCCGGCCTCGGCCGCCGGCATCGATCTGCGGGAGCTGGTGATGGGGTCCGAGGGTCGCATCGGTATTCTGTCCGAAGTCGACCTGCGAATCAGTCCGCTGCCTGAAAAGGAGGCCTTTTACGTCGCCTTTCTGCCCAGCTGGGATCAGGGGGTCGCAGTGGTCCGGCGCGCCGCCCAGCAGCGCATCGGGCTGTCGATGTTGCGGCTCAGCAACCCGCTGGAGACCTATACCCAACTGAGGTTGGCCGGTCATGCCAGCGCGATCGCTTTACTGGAGCGGTACCTTCGACTGCGGGGCAATCGGGTCGGCACGGGCGGAGCTGAGGGAGCCACCCTGCTTACCTTCGGGATCACCGGTAGCCGCTCACAACATGGGGCCACCCTGCGCCAGCTGAAAAAGCTGATCCGCCAGGGGAGGGGGGCCTATGTGGGCACCCTGTTGGGCAAACGCTGGCAGCACGGCCGTTTTCGCTTTCCTTACCTTCGCGAGTCCCTCTGGCAACAGGGCTATATGGTCGACACGCTGGAGACCTGTACCCCCTGGAGCAACGTCACCCCGCTGATGCACGCCATAGAGACGTCTCTGCGGGAGGAGCTGGCGGATGAGCAGGAGGAGGTCCACGTCTTTTCCCACCTATCCCATGTCTACCCCCAGGGGTCGAGCATCTACACGACCTATCTGTTCCGGGCGGCGCAGACTCCGGCAGCTACCCTCGAGCGCTGGCAGCGGCTGAAGCAGAAAGCGTCTAGAGTCGTGGTGGAGCAGGGCGGTACCATTAGCCACCAACACGGTGTGGGTAAGGATCATGCCCCCTACCTGCGCACCGAAAAAGGGGAGTATGGGGTACAGCGCATGGCACAGATCTGCGGACTGTTTGATGGCCAGCAGCAATTGAACCCCGGTACACTGCTCAATGACTAA
- a CDS encoding FGGY-family carbohydrate kinase produces the protein MAESGLILALDNGTQSLRALLFDLRGELVAKAKVELEAYYSHSPGWAEQDPDYFWKQLGEACRQLWQCSGVNPSRVVAVSLTTQRGTVINLDKQGDPLRPAILWLDQRRARVSAPLPQPWRTLFWLAGQREKANYFRSKAQANWIAQQQPEIYAHTHKVLLLSGYLTYRLCGEYRDSVGAIVGYLPFDYRKQQWAAPSHWGWPCSGVKPGQLPELVKPGELLGKITLEASATTGIPAGLPLIAAASDKACEVLGSGGLSSDVGCLSFGTTATININSQRYIEPQRFIPPYAAAVPDAYNTEVMIYRGFWMVSWFKQQFGLRESQRAQDLGLSPEALFDELVREVPAGSMGLMLQPYWSPGLNDRDMKGAVIGFGDLHTRSHLYRAILEGLVYGLREGKEQIEARSGQKIQRLCVSGGGSQSDAALQITADIFGLPVTRPHTYETSGLGAAIDAAVGVGLFQDFPDAVAAMTRSSRVFTPNPEAHRLYDQLYRRVYRKMYRRLKPLYREIRSITGYPE, from the coding sequence GTGGCTGAATCGGGACTGATACTGGCCCTCGATAACGGCACCCAGAGCCTGCGTGCGCTGTTGTTTGACCTGCGTGGAGAGCTGGTCGCTAAAGCCAAGGTGGAGCTCGAGGCCTATTACTCCCATTCACCGGGCTGGGCCGAGCAGGACCCCGACTACTTTTGGAAACAGCTTGGGGAGGCTTGTCGACAGCTTTGGCAGTGCTCGGGGGTTAACCCCTCGCGAGTGGTGGCGGTCAGCCTCACCACCCAGCGGGGCACTGTGATCAACCTGGATAAACAGGGCGACCCGCTGCGGCCGGCAATCCTCTGGCTCGATCAACGCCGGGCCCGGGTATCGGCCCCCCTGCCGCAGCCCTGGCGCACCCTGTTCTGGTTGGCGGGCCAGCGTGAAAAAGCCAACTATTTTCGCTCTAAGGCGCAGGCCAACTGGATCGCCCAGCAGCAACCGGAGATCTACGCACATACCCACAAGGTGTTGTTGCTGTCCGGTTACCTGACCTATCGCCTGTGCGGCGAATACCGGGACTCGGTGGGGGCGATTGTGGGATACCTGCCGTTCGATTACCGCAAGCAGCAGTGGGCGGCGCCGAGTCACTGGGGATGGCCCTGTAGCGGAGTAAAACCGGGGCAGTTACCGGAGCTGGTCAAACCGGGTGAGCTGCTGGGCAAGATCACTTTGGAGGCCAGCGCGACAACCGGTATACCCGCCGGGTTACCGCTGATTGCCGCGGCCTCCGACAAAGCCTGTGAGGTATTGGGATCAGGTGGGCTCTCATCCGATGTGGGCTGCCTGAGCTTTGGCACCACCGCCACTATCAATATCAATAGCCAGCGTTACATTGAGCCACAACGCTTTATTCCGCCTTACGCGGCCGCCGTCCCCGATGCCTACAATACGGAAGTGATGATCTATCGCGGTTTCTGGATGGTCAGCTGGTTCAAACAGCAATTTGGTCTGCGTGAATCCCAGCGTGCCCAAGATCTTGGGCTGAGCCCCGAAGCGCTGTTTGACGAGCTGGTCCGTGAAGTGCCCGCGGGCTCCATGGGTTTGATGTTGCAGCCCTATTGGTCACCGGGCCTCAACGATCGGGATATGAAGGGGGCTGTCATTGGCTTTGGTGATCTCCATACCCGCTCCCATCTCTATAGGGCCATTCTGGAAGGGCTGGTCTACGGGCTGCGGGAGGGTAAGGAGCAGATCGAAGCGCGCAGTGGGCAAAAGATCCAGCGCCTCTGTGTCTCGGGGGGGGGATCCCAAAGTGACGCTGCGCTGCAGATTACCGCGGATATTTTTGGCCTGCCGGTGACACGCCCTCACACCTATGAAACCTCGGGGCTGGGGGCAGCCATTGATGCGGCTGTAGGGGTCGGGTTGTTTCAGGATTTCCCTGATGCGGTGGCCGCTATGACCCGCTCCAGTCGAGTGTTTACCCCGAACCCGGAGGCGCACCGGCTCTATGACCAGCTGTATCGACGGGTGTACCGGAAAATGTACCGGCGTCTTAAACCTCTCTACCGGGAAATTCGGTCGATCACCGGCTACCCGGAATAG
- a CDS encoding AraC family transcriptional regulator, with translation MDRLGRASIAALHQYLREAELRRIDTSSLLSNLGISPQLLGDSSQQIDGQAFQQLLKSLITRSRDPLFGLHCARHVQPGSYSVLGYISMNCDTLGSALKRIVPYEKLIGDMGTSSIEYYNDHTVLHWSCHYDDPEVVSHMVDNHLASWLAYGRWITDGEGSPLKVSLMRPQPEPAVKDEYRSAFGCPVYFGQSMNALFLKNDYLKLPLRQSNRQLLQTLEEHARALITEQNTEQSLALRVRYALKQKIRDGVPRKDLVADKLAMTPRTMQRKLRQENTSYQQILDRLRQESAEHFLLETAMPITGIALRLGFSEPRSFHRSFKQWFGITPGEYRARNAIPGPDGSSHRHPESAS, from the coding sequence ATGGACAGGCTTGGCAGGGCATCAATCGCCGCACTTCACCAGTATTTGCGCGAGGCCGAGCTCCGTCGTATCGACACCAGTAGCCTGCTCTCCAACCTCGGTATCAGCCCCCAATTGCTCGGTGACAGCAGCCAGCAGATTGATGGCCAGGCGTTTCAGCAACTACTTAAATCCCTGATTACCCGCTCCCGGGATCCGCTGTTTGGATTGCACTGCGCCCGCCACGTGCAACCAGGTTCCTACAGCGTGCTGGGATACATTAGCATGAACTGTGACACCCTGGGGAGCGCACTGAAGCGCATCGTGCCCTATGAAAAACTGATTGGCGATATGGGCACCTCAAGCATTGAATACTATAACGATCACACGGTGCTGCACTGGAGCTGCCACTACGATGACCCCGAAGTGGTGAGTCATATGGTGGACAACCATCTCGCTTCGTGGCTGGCTTACGGCCGCTGGATTACCGACGGTGAAGGTTCTCCCTTGAAGGTCAGCCTGATGCGCCCGCAACCCGAGCCCGCCGTAAAGGATGAATACCGCTCCGCCTTCGGCTGTCCGGTCTACTTTGGCCAGTCCATGAATGCCCTGTTCCTTAAAAACGACTACCTGAAGTTGCCCCTCAGGCAATCGAACCGGCAACTGCTTCAGACACTGGAGGAGCATGCCCGTGCGCTGATCACCGAGCAGAATACGGAACAGTCACTGGCACTTAGGGTACGTTACGCGCTCAAGCAGAAGATTCGCGACGGGGTTCCTCGCAAGGATCTGGTCGCCGACAAGCTGGCCATGACGCCAAGGACCATGCAGCGGAAGTTACGCCAGGAGAACACCAGCTATCAGCAGATCCTCGATCGGTTACGACAGGAAAGCGCCGAACACTTCCTGCTGGAGACGGCAATGCCGATCACCGGTATCGCCCTCAGGCTGGGATTCAGTGAGCCCCGTTCCTTTCACCGCAGCTTCAAGCAGTGGTTCGGCATCACCCCAGGGGAGTACCGGGCCCGCAACGCTATACCGGGTCCTGATGGATCGTCACATCGGCACCCGGAAAGCGCTTCTTGA
- a CDS encoding MexW/MexI family multidrug efflux RND transporter permease subunit: protein MTFTDLYIKRPVLASVISLLILLLGVQAFQNLSIRQYPEIENSLITITTAYPGANADIIQGFITTPVQQAIASAEGIDYVTSSSQQSRSTVSAYIKLGYSANDALSEIQAKVAEVQNELPSEAEKPVISKSSARGSALMYISFFSEEMSNEQVTDYLARVVQPKLSTIDGVAEAELLGEKIFAMRIWLNPTRMAAYNVTAKEVRDAIRQNNFLTAAGETKGAYVATAVNALTDLKDSESFSNIVIKNQGDTLIRMRDIARVELNAENFDSYVAFNGISSVYFGITSTPSANPLEVIDRVRDRFPAITAQLPSGLQGRIVYDATEFIQASIDEVVKTLAEASLIVIFVVFFFLGSIRSVIIPVITIPLSIVGVLFFMLAMGYSINLLTLLAMVLAVGLVVDDAIVVVENIHRHLEEGLSPFDASIKGAREIALPVISMTITLAAVYAPIGFMGGLTGKLFSEFAFTLAGAVLISGVIALTLSPMMCAKLLRHDSNSSGLAHRLDVLFEKLRQGYHRQLHSVLNYRPVTLLMTLAVLLSIPFLYLFTKSELAPTEDQSIIFISAKAPKYANLDYLNRYTEDYQAIFEKFPEFSHSFLINGSGSVQQSIAGMALKPWDQRQRTQMELQPLVQKELSKIPGLQIFSFNMPSLPGAGGGMPIQFVVNTTADYQTLYQVSERLTQEARKSGLFMFVSNELRFDKPETQVLIDRDKAAQLGINMQDIGEAFSLLLGEARVNRFFLEGRSYKVIPQAERDMRNSRDWLEHYYVNTESGQKIPLSTLIRVESTTRPGQLNQFQQLNSSLVQGVMAPGVTIGDALEFLNEKSKELFPEGFSSDYSGLSRQYVEEGNKLFYTFLLSLMVIFLVLAAQFESFRDPLVILITVPLSICGAMIPLALDFATFNIYTQVGLVTLIGLISKHGILIVEFANKLQQQRGLSPREAVEEAASIRLRAVLMTTFAMVLGVVPLLLATGAGAVSRFDIGLVLATGMTIGTCFTLYVVPTIYTLLAARHARA from the coding sequence ATGACATTTACCGATCTTTATATCAAGCGGCCTGTATTGGCCTCCGTGATCAGTCTGCTCATCCTCTTGTTGGGTGTACAGGCCTTTCAAAACCTCAGTATTCGCCAGTACCCCGAGATAGAAAACTCGCTGATCACCATAACAACAGCCTATCCCGGTGCCAACGCCGACATCATCCAGGGCTTCATCACAACACCTGTTCAGCAGGCTATAGCCAGCGCTGAGGGGATTGACTACGTTACCTCCAGTAGCCAGCAGAGCCGCTCAACGGTCAGCGCCTACATCAAGCTGGGCTACAGTGCCAACGACGCCCTTAGTGAAATCCAGGCCAAGGTGGCTGAGGTCCAGAATGAGTTGCCCAGCGAGGCGGAAAAGCCGGTCATCTCCAAATCCTCCGCCCGAGGTTCTGCGCTGATGTACATCAGCTTTTTTAGCGAGGAGATGAGTAACGAGCAGGTCACCGATTACCTGGCACGGGTTGTCCAACCCAAGCTCTCCACCATTGACGGCGTGGCAGAAGCGGAACTGCTGGGCGAGAAGATCTTCGCTATGCGTATCTGGCTGAACCCGACCCGAATGGCGGCCTATAACGTAACCGCTAAAGAGGTTCGGGATGCCATTCGTCAAAATAACTTCCTGACAGCCGCGGGTGAAACCAAAGGCGCTTATGTAGCAACGGCGGTCAACGCCCTTACCGACCTCAAGGACAGCGAGAGTTTCTCCAACATTGTGATCAAGAATCAGGGCGACACCCTGATTCGAATGCGGGATATCGCTCGAGTGGAGCTGAATGCGGAGAACTTTGACAGCTACGTTGCATTTAACGGAATCAGCTCCGTCTATTTCGGTATCACCAGCACCCCCAGTGCCAACCCACTAGAGGTAATTGATCGAGTTCGAGATCGCTTCCCCGCTATCACGGCCCAGCTGCCCAGCGGACTGCAAGGTAGAATCGTCTACGACGCCACCGAGTTCATCCAGGCATCAATTGATGAAGTGGTCAAAACCCTGGCCGAGGCCAGCCTCATCGTGATCTTTGTTGTCTTTTTCTTCCTGGGCTCGATCCGCTCGGTGATTATTCCCGTCATCACCATTCCGCTCTCCATTGTCGGGGTGCTCTTTTTTATGCTGGCCATGGGCTATAGCATCAACCTTTTGACCCTGCTGGCGATGGTGCTGGCGGTTGGCCTGGTGGTTGATGACGCCATTGTGGTGGTAGAAAACATTCATCGTCACCTTGAAGAGGGGCTATCACCCTTCGATGCCTCGATAAAAGGCGCCCGCGAGATCGCCTTGCCCGTTATTTCCATGACCATCACCCTGGCGGCGGTCTATGCGCCGATCGGTTTTATGGGAGGACTGACAGGCAAACTCTTTTCCGAGTTCGCCTTTACGCTGGCGGGCGCCGTTCTCATCTCAGGGGTCATTGCCCTCACCCTGTCGCCGATGATGTGTGCCAAGCTCCTCCGCCACGACAGCAACAGCAGCGGATTGGCACACCGTCTGGATGTACTGTTTGAGAAACTCCGCCAGGGCTACCACCGCCAGCTTCACTCGGTATTGAACTACCGCCCCGTGACACTGCTGATGACCCTTGCCGTGCTGCTCAGCATCCCCTTTCTCTACCTCTTTACCAAGAGCGAGCTGGCTCCTACCGAGGACCAGAGCATTATTTTTATTTCGGCCAAGGCACCCAAATACGCCAATCTGGACTACCTCAACCGATACACCGAGGACTACCAGGCCATTTTTGAGAAGTTTCCGGAATTCTCACACAGCTTCCTGATCAACGGTTCTGGCTCGGTGCAGCAGTCGATTGCGGGTATGGCCCTAAAACCCTGGGACCAGCGCCAGCGCACCCAGATGGAACTACAGCCCCTGGTTCAGAAAGAGCTGAGTAAAATTCCGGGGCTACAGATCTTCTCATTCAACATGCCCTCCCTCCCCGGCGCCGGCGGTGGTATGCCGATCCAGTTCGTTGTAAACACTACGGCAGACTACCAAACCCTCTACCAGGTCTCCGAGCGCCTTACCCAGGAAGCCCGTAAAAGCGGCCTCTTTATGTTTGTCTCTAACGAGTTGCGTTTTGACAAGCCGGAAACCCAGGTTCTCATCGATCGGGACAAAGCGGCCCAACTCGGTATCAATATGCAGGATATTGGCGAAGCTTTTTCTCTCCTGTTGGGTGAGGCTCGGGTCAACCGTTTCTTTCTGGAGGGTCGCAGTTACAAAGTGATTCCGCAGGCAGAACGGGATATGCGTAACAGCCGTGACTGGCTTGAACACTATTACGTCAATACCGAGAGCGGGCAGAAGATTCCCCTCTCCACCCTGATCCGTGTCGAGTCCACGACCCGCCCCGGACAACTGAACCAGTTTCAGCAACTGAACTCCTCTCTGGTTCAGGGGGTTATGGCACCGGGCGTCACCATCGGTGATGCGCTCGAGTTTCTCAACGAGAAGTCAAAAGAGCTGTTCCCGGAGGGCTTTTCAAGCGATTACTCCGGCCTATCGCGGCAGTACGTTGAGGAGGGTAACAAGCTGTTCTACACCTTCCTGCTATCGTTGATGGTGATCTTTCTGGTGCTCGCAGCACAATTTGAAAGCTTCCGTGACCCGCTCGTTATTCTAATCACCGTCCCCCTCTCAATCTGCGGAGCGATGATTCCCCTGGCACTGGATTTCGCGACCTTCAATATCTACACCCAGGTGGGGCTGGTAACCCTGATCGGGCTGATTAGTAAGCACGGAATACTGATTGTGGAGTTTGCCAACAAGCTGCAGCAACAACGGGGGCTTTCACCCCGTGAGGCGGTCGAAGAGGCTGCCTCCATTCGTCTGCGGGCCGTATTGATGACCACTTTCGCCATGGTGCTGGGTGTCGTCCCCTTGCTACTGGCGACCGGTGCCGGTGCTGTCAGTCGCTTCGATATCGGCCTGGTACTGGCCACCGGTATGACGATCGGCACCTGCTTCACTCTTTACGTGGTGCCTACCATTTACACCCTGCTGGCGGCTCGTCACGCCAGGGCCTAA
- a CDS encoding cation diffusion facilitator family transporter: MRWASLASVATAFSLILAKLVAWLFTGSVSVLASLVDSMLDAMASLVNLLAVRYSLKPADEDHQFGHGKAESLAALVQTAFICGSAIFLIFHAIDDLRSRSEIGNEQVGVWVILFSIALTAALVLFQGYVVRHTGSVTIKADALHYRMDLLTNASVLAALVLSWLGYKSMDAWVAIGIALYMLYGVREIVMESFDLLMDRQLPPEQLEEIETLVMSVGGVQGFHELRTRRSGTMPIIQLDLEMDGSMTLEEAHDIAERVMILIKKRFPGADVTIHQDPV, translated from the coding sequence ATGCGGTGGGCCTCGCTTGCCTCCGTAGCGACTGCGTTCAGCCTTATCCTTGCCAAGCTGGTCGCCTGGCTTTTCACCGGCAGTGTCAGTGTGCTGGCTTCCCTGGTGGACTCCATGCTCGATGCCATGGCCTCCCTGGTTAACCTGCTGGCGGTCCGCTACTCCCTTAAACCGGCCGATGAGGATCATCAATTTGGCCATGGCAAGGCCGAGTCGCTGGCGGCATTGGTTCAAACAGCTTTTATCTGCGGCTCTGCGATCTTCCTCATCTTCCACGCCATCGACGACCTGCGGAGCCGCAGCGAGATCGGCAATGAACAGGTTGGGGTCTGGGTTATCCTCTTCTCCATTGCCCTGACCGCTGCGCTGGTGCTTTTTCAAGGCTACGTTGTACGCCACACCGGCTCGGTCACCATCAAGGCCGATGCGCTCCACTACCGCATGGACCTGCTCACCAACGCTTCGGTTCTGGCTGCTCTGGTGCTGTCCTGGCTCGGCTACAAATCGATGGACGCCTGGGTGGCGATCGGTATTGCCCTTTATATGCTCTATGGCGTGCGCGAGATCGTCATGGAGAGCTTTGACCTGTTAATGGATCGGCAGTTGCCACCGGAACAGCTGGAGGAGATAGAAACTCTGGTGATGAGCGTCGGTGGGGTGCAGGGGTTTCATGAGTTGAGGACCCGTCGCAGTGGCACCATGCCGATCATTCAACTTGACCTGGAGATGGATGGATCAATGACGCTGGAGGAGGCTCACGATATTGCCGAGCGTGTGATGATCCTGATCAAGAAGCGCTTTCCGGGTGCCGATGTGACGATCCATCAGGACCCGGTATAG
- a CDS encoding EAL and HDOD domain-containing protein encodes MDSSPTLLARQPIFDTQRQVHAYELLFRDSDSNSASLGPEDGDSATSTLFSNLFAGVGLEEMVGDAPAFINFTRTLLLQRINLDPDRYVIEILEGTEVDHELLEALVHYQKMGVKIALDDFVLTPDTEQLLPFADYVKVDVLAQTRDQIGQVVSLLSSYSVTLLAEKVENYQAFEFCRRLGFKLFQGYFLCKPENIKGKRLDSNRLIVFKLLELIQDPDVHFSQLSAVIDKDPNLSIKLIKLVNSAFYRRNRSIESIQQAVTMLGLGEIKTLATMLSLANLSDKPDALVVTALARANMMEQLGKSANLDPGPLFLAGILSLMDAFMDRLLPELIEGLSVSAEIKTALLEFKGDIGELLKACILFEQAHWQKINWERLDALGVQPESLRSAYLGGIRVARQVADQLHQT; translated from the coding sequence TTGGATTCCTCCCCCACTTTGCTGGCTCGCCAGCCTATCTTCGATACCCAGCGGCAGGTTCATGCCTACGAGCTCCTGTTTAGGGACAGTGACAGTAACAGCGCAAGCCTGGGACCGGAAGATGGGGACAGTGCCACCTCAACACTCTTCTCAAACCTCTTTGCCGGTGTAGGGTTGGAGGAGATGGTGGGGGATGCTCCCGCCTTTATCAACTTTACCCGTACGCTTTTATTGCAAAGGATCAATCTCGATCCCGACCGCTACGTCATCGAAATTCTTGAAGGGACAGAAGTGGACCATGAGCTGCTGGAAGCGCTTGTCCACTACCAAAAAATGGGAGTGAAGATCGCCCTCGACGATTTTGTTCTCACGCCGGATACCGAGCAGTTGCTCCCTTTTGCTGATTACGTAAAGGTCGATGTGTTGGCGCAGACCCGTGATCAAATCGGTCAGGTCGTCAGTTTATTATCATCCTATTCGGTCACGCTTCTGGCAGAGAAGGTGGAAAATTATCAAGCCTTTGAGTTTTGCCGTCGCCTGGGATTCAAGCTGTTTCAGGGCTACTTCCTCTGTAAACCAGAGAACATCAAGGGTAAACGACTCGACTCCAACCGGTTGATAGTCTTCAAGCTCCTTGAGCTGATACAGGACCCGGATGTCCACTTCAGCCAGTTGAGCGCCGTCATCGATAAAGACCCCAACCTTTCGATCAAACTGATCAAGCTGGTCAATTCCGCCTTTTACCGCCGCAATCGTTCCATAGAGTCCATCCAGCAAGCCGTTACCATGTTGGGGCTAGGCGAAATCAAAACGCTTGCCACCATGCTGTCGCTGGCCAACCTCAGCGACAAGCCCGATGCACTGGTGGTAACCGCTCTGGCCCGGGCCAATATGATGGAGCAACTGGGGAAGTCGGCAAATCTCGATCCCGGTCCCCTTTTCCTGGCCGGTATCCTCTCCTTGATGGATGCCTTTATGGACCGCCTCCTCCCCGAGTTGATCGAGGGACTATCGGTTTCCGCTGAAATAAAAACCGCGCTACTGGAGTTTAAGGGGGATATAGGGGAGCTGCTCAAGGCCTGTATCCTGTTCGAGCAAGCTCACTGGCAGAAGATCAACTGGGAGCGGCTCGACGCCCTGGGGGTTCAGCCAGAGAGCCTACGAAGTGCTTATCTGGGTGGAATCCGGGTGGCACGGCAGGTCGCCGACCAACTCCACCAAACCTAG
- a CDS encoding glycerol-3-phosphate dehydrogenase/oxidase, whose protein sequence is MDAAAQRKQLIEQLQGTEEWDLVIIGGGITGAGILLRAAQRGLKALLVEQQDFAWGTSSRSSKMVHGGLRYLVNGDFALTRESVRERELLIKQLPGLVEPMSYLYAHYRWRWIERLGLHLILKLYDLFAGRVTHSGLTADQTRTLMPGIRDTDLVAGTRFEDAVTDDARLVLRTLDEACRLGAVAINYVQVTQLLHRDGKVCGVEMTDRLEDRTLVVDARCTVNACGTWVDRLWGESGGKENGKQHRIRPLRGSHIVIPGDRLPIGTALALPHPEDGRNVFIFPWEQTTVIGTTDLDHDQPMEQEPVITRAELDYLLAALRHQFPDLALEETEILSTWSGVRPVISEKPGLSPSDEKREHEIWSEPGLVSVGGGKLTTFRVIADQVLERIAAQGLLPALKSDSVAMFKREPTPPLPTGVDSGSWCRLLGRYGARLREWWSPDCDPGRVGNTPTLWCELGWAARAQSVVHLDDLLLRRTRIGVQLPRGGEAWLPRIKQLCQPALGWSDEQWSAEEARYLEIIDRYYSLPEVKGG, encoded by the coding sequence ATGGACGCCGCCGCACAGCGTAAACAACTGATTGAACAGCTGCAGGGGACCGAGGAGTGGGACCTGGTGATTATCGGGGGGGGGATCACCGGCGCGGGCATTTTGCTGCGAGCGGCCCAGCGGGGGCTGAAGGCGTTGCTGGTCGAGCAGCAGGATTTTGCCTGGGGTACCTCCAGTCGCTCGTCGAAAATGGTCCACGGCGGGTTGCGCTACCTGGTTAACGGTGACTTTGCACTGACCCGTGAGTCGGTTCGGGAAAGGGAGCTGCTGATCAAACAGCTACCTGGTCTGGTGGAGCCCATGAGCTACCTCTATGCCCACTACCGCTGGCGCTGGATCGAACGCCTTGGCCTGCACCTTATCCTCAAACTTTACGATCTCTTTGCCGGGCGCGTTACCCATAGCGGGCTCACGGCTGACCAGACCCGCACCCTGATGCCGGGGATTCGTGACACTGACCTGGTGGCCGGTACCCGCTTCGAAGACGCGGTTACCGACGATGCTCGCCTGGTATTGCGTACCCTGGATGAAGCATGCCGGCTGGGGGCGGTGGCCATCAACTATGTGCAGGTCACCCAGCTGCTCCACCGGGATGGTAAGGTATGCGGGGTGGAGATGACGGACCGACTCGAGGACCGCACCCTGGTGGTCGACGCCCGTTGTACCGTGAACGCTTGCGGGACCTGGGTGGATCGTCTGTGGGGAGAGTCCGGCGGCAAGGAGAACGGCAAACAGCACCGTATCCGCCCGCTACGGGGCAGCCACATTGTCATCCCGGGTGATCGCCTCCCCATTGGCACGGCCCTGGCTTTGCCGCACCCGGAGGATGGCCGCAATGTGTTTATCTTCCCCTGGGAGCAGACCACGGTTATCGGCACGACCGACCTCGATCATGACCAGCCGATGGAGCAGGAGCCGGTGATAACCCGGGCAGAGCTCGATTACCTGCTGGCGGCACTGCGCCACCAGTTCCCGGATCTAGCGCTCGAAGAAACGGAGATTCTATCCACCTGGTCGGGCGTGCGCCCGGTCATTAGTGAGAAGCCCGGATTATCCCCCTCTGATGAAAAGCGTGAGCATGAGATCTGGAGCGAGCCCGGGCTGGTCTCCGTGGGGGGCGGCAAGCTCACCACCTTCAGGGTGATCGCAGACCAGGTGCTGGAACGGATCGCGGCTCAAGGGCTGCTTCCTGCGCTCAAAAGCGACAGTGTTGCCATGTTCAAGCGAGAGCCAACCCCTCCGCTACCGACCGGGGTGGACAGCGGGTCCTGGTGCCGACTGCTCGGCCGTTATGGTGCCCGGCTGAGGGAGTGGTGGTCTCCCGACTGCGACCCTGGCCGCGTTGGTAACACGCCGACGCTGTGGTGTGAACTCGGCTGGGCGGCCAGGGCCCAGTCGGTGGTGCACCTGGATGACCTGTTGCTGAGGCGAACCCGCATCGGGGTTCAGCTGCCGCGTGGGGGCGAAGCATGGCTGCCACGCATCAAACAACTCTGCCAACCGGCGCTGGGGTGGAGTGATGAACAGTGGTCGGCGGAAGAGGCCCGCTACCTGGAGATTATCGACCGCTACTATTCGCTGCCCGAGGTTAAGGGTGGCTGA